In Archangium violaceum, the following are encoded in one genomic region:
- a CDS encoding nucleotidyltransferase domain-containing protein: MNPSTTARPDLTDAPRLPEELRPFLEELQQDLTRAAGDNLAGLIVFGSAIRGGYRKGTSDVNLVVLLRDTSAPKLRDIAPAIKRAWRALRVEPLLLKPSEVAEATDVFPTRFLDIQRHHLVLTGEDPFHDLRVSPEHIRLRVEQELRNLLLRLRRRYIALVEEPATLSAQLVSITSPLLVELETLLRLTNQPIPPGGEAALIQAAAQAFTLDGPALLQLLSLKAGTAELDEPEVLIERVLASLDNAARVAHELEGRL, encoded by the coding sequence GTGAATCCATCCACCACAGCCCGCCCCGACCTGACCGACGCCCCCCGTCTCCCCGAGGAGCTGCGCCCCTTCCTGGAGGAGCTCCAACAGGACCTGACCCGCGCCGCCGGTGACAACCTGGCCGGGCTCATCGTCTTCGGGAGCGCGATCCGGGGTGGCTACCGGAAGGGCACCAGCGACGTGAACCTGGTGGTGCTGCTCCGGGACACCTCGGCTCCGAAGCTGCGGGACATCGCCCCCGCCATCAAGCGGGCCTGGCGGGCCCTGCGGGTGGAGCCACTGCTGCTCAAACCCTCCGAGGTGGCTGAAGCCACCGACGTCTTCCCGACCCGCTTCCTGGACATCCAGCGCCACCACCTCGTGCTCACCGGAGAGGACCCGTTCCACGACCTGCGCGTCTCGCCCGAGCACATCCGGCTGCGCGTGGAGCAGGAGCTGCGCAACCTGCTGCTGCGCCTGCGCCGCCGCTACATCGCGCTCGTGGAGGAGCCCGCCACCCTCTCCGCCCAGCTCGTGAGCATCACTTCGCCCCTCCTCGTCGAGTTGGAGACGCTGCTGCGCCTCACGAACCAACCCATCCCCCCGGGCGGCGAGGCCGCGCTGATCCAGGCCGCGGCACAAGCGTTCACGCTGGACGGCCCCGCGCTGCTCCAACTCCTGTCCCTCAAGGCGGGCACCGCCGAGCTGGACGAACCCGAGGTGCTCATCGAGCGCGTGCTCGCCAGCCTGGACAACGCCGCACGCGTCGCCCATGAGCTGGAGGGCCGGCTGTGA
- a CDS encoding TIGR04222 domain-containing membrane protein, giving the protein MNPFDLPGPEFLAFYAVLAISAGLGAWWLRKYMLGPDGPVDARITDLHPYEVSFLSGGMERAVEAAVANLVRQEYLQVLPEKRELTIHKKLHAHPHPLEAMIHSTANGATVEELVKTAQPLRARLEHPLLRLELIPDRAAAGRIALYSCLLMLGVFAVGMTKVVIGMMRDRPVGFLFLMCLFVLGTALFFGARRPHRNQRGDIALEKLTRRNEALRTSVCANASVLAGSDVALAVGLFGVTALTGTQFDDLQRALMPAPSSGGDGGSSGSSCGGGCGGGGCGGCS; this is encoded by the coding sequence GTGAACCCCTTCGACCTTCCGGGACCGGAGTTCCTCGCCTTCTACGCCGTGCTGGCGATTTCGGCCGGGCTCGGCGCGTGGTGGCTGCGCAAGTACATGCTCGGGCCGGACGGACCGGTGGACGCGCGCATCACCGACCTCCACCCGTACGAGGTCTCCTTCCTCTCTGGCGGAATGGAGCGGGCCGTCGAGGCCGCTGTCGCCAACCTCGTCCGGCAGGAGTACCTCCAGGTGCTCCCGGAGAAGCGGGAGCTGACGATCCACAAGAAGCTGCACGCCCATCCCCATCCCCTGGAGGCGATGATCCATTCCACGGCCAACGGCGCGACGGTCGAGGAGCTGGTGAAGACCGCCCAGCCCCTGCGGGCGCGGCTGGAGCACCCGCTCCTCCGATTGGAGCTGATTCCCGATCGCGCCGCCGCCGGGAGGATCGCGCTCTACTCCTGCTTGCTCATGCTCGGAGTATTCGCCGTGGGCATGACCAAGGTGGTGATCGGCATGATGAGGGATCGGCCGGTCGGCTTCCTGTTCTTGATGTGCCTCTTCGTCCTGGGCACGGCGCTGTTCTTCGGCGCGCGGAGACCCCACCGGAACCAGCGGGGCGACATCGCTCTCGAGAAGCTGACCCGACGCAACGAAGCGCTGCGCACCAGTGTCTGCGCGAACGCCTCGGTGCTCGCGGGCAGTGACGTGGCGCTCGCGGTGGGGCTCTTCGGCGTCACCGCGCTGACGGGGACGCAGTTCGATGACCTCCAGCGCGCCCTGATGCCGGCGCCCTCGTCGGGTGGAGACGGGGGAAGCAGTGGCAGCAGCTGTGGTGGCGGCTGTGGAGGAGGAGGTTGCGGCGGTTGCAGCTGA
- a CDS encoding RluA family pseudouridine synthase, translating to MKRRTFRVESTLTGRTVSEALAAELGLSHEAAERLVGVGAVYVAGRRCRDAKARLAQGQVVTAVLEEGGESSLAEAPAPAPSLRVLHEDEDVIAVDKPEGMTAQPTEGRVGDSLVDRVGEYLKRPAGLVHRLDRETSGVTVFGKTPQATTALAEEFREGRARKRYLAAVGPVELPSQGTIDLPLSKDPSRPGRWRATRAANGIPAFTEYRVLHAGRDFCLVELLPQTGRTHQLRAHLTALGAPILGDKRYGGAAKAGGLEAPRCLLHAQALELAHPRTGAPVRFEAPVPEDLSRFFAAAGVVVPSGPIRPLDVAARG from the coding sequence AGCGAAGCCCTGGCGGCGGAGCTGGGCCTGTCTCACGAGGCGGCGGAGCGCCTGGTGGGCGTGGGCGCGGTGTACGTGGCCGGGCGCCGATGCCGGGACGCGAAGGCGCGGCTGGCCCAGGGGCAGGTGGTGACGGCGGTGTTGGAGGAGGGCGGGGAGAGCTCGCTCGCGGAAGCTCCGGCGCCGGCTCCGAGCCTCCGGGTGCTTCATGAGGACGAAGACGTCATCGCGGTGGACAAGCCGGAGGGGATGACGGCGCAGCCCACGGAAGGGCGGGTGGGGGACAGTCTGGTGGACCGGGTGGGCGAGTACTTGAAGAGGCCCGCGGGGCTGGTGCACCGATTGGACCGGGAGACGTCCGGGGTGACGGTGTTCGGCAAGACGCCCCAGGCGACGACCGCGCTCGCGGAGGAGTTCCGCGAGGGCCGGGCTCGCAAGCGCTACCTGGCCGCGGTGGGCCCGGTGGAGCTGCCGTCCCAGGGCACCATCGACCTGCCACTGTCGAAGGACCCCTCCCGGCCGGGACGCTGGCGCGCGACCCGCGCCGCCAATGGGATTCCCGCTTTCACGGAGTACCGCGTGCTGCACGCGGGCAGGGACTTCTGTCTGGTGGAATTGCTCCCCCAGACCGGGCGGACGCACCAGCTGCGCGCGCACCTGACGGCGCTCGGGGCGCCCATTCTCGGGGACAAGCGTTACGGAGGCGCGGCGAAGGCCGGGGGGCTTGAGGCTCCCCGGTGTTTGTTGCACGCGCAGGCGCTGGAACTGGCGCATCCCCGGACTGGCGCGCCCGTGCGATTCGAGGCGCCCGTACCGGAGGATCTCTCCCGCTTCTTCGCGGCGGCGGGGGTCGTGGTTCCCTCTGGGCCCATTCGTCCGCTCGATGTGGCGGCCCGCGGGTAG